CGTGCAGACCCCAATGCAAGAACGTCTGAGGCAAGGCTTCACGCATTGCTTGTGCACTTTCAGGTGTGAGCCCACTGTGCGGGGTTAAATAGTGCATTAACGGTTCTGATGCGCCAAAAAAAAGCAGGTCGATACCGATACCTGCTGAAAATAACATCGCCGCCCACGTTAAGAATGGGAACTGCGCTTTTTCGTGGTCTTGACCAAGCTTAATGTCGCCATAGCGTGACATTCCCACGAATAGGGAAAATATACTATAAGCTGCAACCACTAGCATGTAGTACCAGCCAAAACCGTCTGATACCCACGTCATAGCAGTGCTTAATAGATTTTCACTATAGGTTGGAAAGGCGATTGTCCAAAAGATAAGTAAGATAGAGACAATAGCAGAGCCAATAAACACCGTCTTATTCACACTTAAGACTTCAGGGGTCTCTTCCATGTCTCCTGAGGGTGAACTGTTCATGTAAATTCCTCAAAAATTGAAAATAAAAAAATAGCGGTTGCTTACTCATCATCTGCTGGCCTCTTTTCCACAAAACCAGCACAACAAAATAGAGTTAACAATGGCAAGCAACGCCGCCTAAAATGAGGCTCAAATGCTCTGAGCACTACAAATTACAAATAGCAGTCAAATTAGTGGCCTTAAATCTAAATAGCAGACCATCTAAAATAACGGTAAAACAGTTATCAACCGATACTAATAGCTATCAGCGGAAGCTAATTAAACAGCACGCATCGGCTCGCCGCGAATTGGCGCACCATCTGCTACATAATAGTCCGCTGTCGAACGTGGTAGCTTCTTACCGCGCATCTTATCGGCAATCTTTTCAGCAATCATAATCGTCGTCGCGTTCAAGTTACCGCTGATGATGTTTGGCATAATAGAGGCATCTACCACACGTAGCCCTTCCATGCCATGCACCAGACCTTCGGCATCAACAACCGCCTGATCGTGATACCCCATCGCACAAGTACAAGATGGGTGATAAGCCGTTTCGCCATGTTCACGTACAAACTCATCAAGCTGCTCGTCAGTGACAATATCTTCTGTCGGCGAAATGGCTTTACCGCGATATGGGTCCATAGCAGGCTGAGCGATTATTTCGCGAGTCACACGAATCGCCTCTCTAAACTCGCGCCAATCTTGCTCGGTTGACATGTAGTTGAACAAGATACTTGGATGCTCATTTGGATCACGTGATTTTAGCTTCACGCGGCCACGGCTTGGTGAGCGTAGTGACCCAACGTGTGCTTGGAAACTATGCGCATCAACCGCACTACGGCCATCATAACGAACCGCCAATGGCAAGAAGTGATACTGCACGTTTGGATGGGTAAACTCTTCGTGAGTACGAATAAACCCACCTGCCTCAAACTGGTTCGAGGCACCCAGACCTGTTCCCATAAATAACCACTCTGCCCCAATCGCTGGCTTGTTCCACCATTTATTGGCAGGGGCAATAGACACAGGCTGCTTACATTCGTACTGCAAATAAAGCTCTAAGTGATCTTGTAGGTTGTTACCCACACCCGGTAAATCTTTGACAACAGGAATATTTAGCTCGTTAAGCCATTCCGCAGGACCAATACCTGAGCGCTGTAATAGCTGAGGTGAGCCAATCGCACCTGATGACACAATAACCTCACGACTGGCATGGAAGGTCTTGGTTTCACCTTGATGCTCAACTTTGACACCGATGGCACGATTACCATCAAACAAAATAACGTCAGTCAGTGCACCGGTTAAAATAGTAATATTGCTACGTGGTTTGGCTTTATCTAAATAGCCTCGAGCAGTCGATGCACGGCGGCCGTTTGGCGTCACAAATCGATCCATCGGACCAAAGCCTTCTTGCTGATAGCCATTTAGGTCTTCAGTGTGTGGATAACCTGCCTGCACCCCCGCTTCAATCATAGCTTCATATAAAGGGTTTACACCCGGCTTAGACGTTGTCACCTCTACCGGACCACCCACGCCATGATAGTCATTTTCGCCCGCATCACGGTTTTCACATTTTCTAAAATACGGTAAGCAGTCAAGATACGACCACTCTCCTAGACCTTCAATTTTCGCCCAATCATCAAAATCAAGCGCATTACCACGGATGTAGCACATGCCGTTAATCAGTGATGAGCCGCCCAGGCCTTTACCACGGCCGCAGTCCATCTCACGGTTATTCATATAAGGCTCTGGGTCAGTTTTATATCCCCAGTTATAAGTCGTGCCTTGTAATGGCATCGCTAACGCAGCCGGCATTTGGGTACGAAAGTCTAAACGGTGATCGGGACGCCCTGCTTCAAGTAGCAGTACTGTAGTATCAGCGTCTTCCGTTAAGCGCGTGGCCAAAACGTTACCTGCTGATCCTGCGCCAACAATAATATAATCAAATTTTGATTTTACTGATGTCATAATCCTGTCCTTTTAAGCGACCCTTTTAAACCAGCAGAGTCATTTTTAAAACATACGTCATTCATTCACTACACTCATCGTTTGAGCGTCTAACAATATTTTGAGCGCTAAA
Above is a window of Psychrobacter sp. FDAARGOS_221 DNA encoding:
- the betA gene encoding choline dehydrogenase — its product is MTSVKSKFDYIIVGAGSAGNVLATRLTEDADTTVLLLEAGRPDHRLDFRTQMPAALAMPLQGTTYNWGYKTDPEPYMNNREMDCGRGKGLGGSSLINGMCYIRGNALDFDDWAKIEGLGEWSYLDCLPYFRKCENRDAGENDYHGVGGPVEVTTSKPGVNPLYEAMIEAGVQAGYPHTEDLNGYQQEGFGPMDRFVTPNGRRASTARGYLDKAKPRSNITILTGALTDVILFDGNRAIGVKVEHQGETKTFHASREVIVSSGAIGSPQLLQRSGIGPAEWLNELNIPVVKDLPGVGNNLQDHLELYLQYECKQPVSIAPANKWWNKPAIGAEWLFMGTGLGASNQFEAGGFIRTHEEFTHPNVQYHFLPLAVRYDGRSAVDAHSFQAHVGSLRSPSRGRVKLKSRDPNEHPSILFNYMSTEQDWREFREAIRVTREIIAQPAMDPYRGKAISPTEDIVTDEQLDEFVREHGETAYHPSCTCAMGYHDQAVVDAEGLVHGMEGLRVVDASIMPNIISGNLNATTIMIAEKIADKMRGKKLPRSTADYYVADGAPIRGEPMRAV